A single window of Streptomyces sp. NBC_00464 DNA harbors:
- a CDS encoding COG1470 family protein, translating into MPTVTVSPGAEATTTLTVRNDGDIVEAYTLEVVGDCAAWTTVDPQRVSLYPGTSETVTVRLAPPRSHEVKAGEVPLGVRVLPAEHPESVAVPEATVTVEPFRELRARLEPGRRRGWLGARFRTSVQNRGNTPVDVVFSGKQEGEELRLAFTPERRSLQPGESAEAGLRVRARKLIWFGAPATWPFEVRAVDSEGADKEVEQPGRADPLPGEFAQLPLLPKWLLIVLAALIALLVAWFALVRPEIRSTAKEAGTKAAQEENRERPQGGAATGGGTGGEATAGAQGQEKGQGATAGAGGTGGAGTGGSGSTGGVGELNAQQSSETIDVQTGAGSKQDKTYQVPAGKVFGVTDIVVANFQGDEGVLTISFGERKITTIALETFRNQDYHWVTPIRIQENAKVTASVTCSKPGTPATGKQASKCHQVLNVSGVLSDIAP; encoded by the coding sequence ATACCCACGGTGACGGTGTCGCCCGGCGCCGAAGCGACGACCACGCTGACCGTCCGTAACGACGGCGACATCGTCGAGGCGTACACCCTCGAAGTGGTCGGTGACTGTGCGGCATGGACCACGGTGGATCCGCAGCGGGTCTCCCTCTACCCCGGCACCTCGGAGACCGTGACGGTGCGGCTCGCGCCGCCCCGGTCCCATGAGGTCAAGGCGGGCGAAGTCCCGCTGGGCGTACGTGTTCTGCCGGCGGAGCACCCCGAGTCGGTGGCCGTTCCCGAGGCGACGGTGACCGTCGAGCCGTTCCGTGAACTCCGGGCGCGGCTGGAGCCGGGCCGCCGCAGGGGCTGGCTGGGCGCACGCTTCCGTACGTCCGTGCAGAACCGGGGCAACACCCCCGTCGACGTCGTGTTCAGCGGAAAGCAGGAGGGGGAGGAGCTCCGCCTCGCCTTCACACCGGAACGCCGGAGCCTGCAGCCGGGGGAGTCCGCCGAGGCGGGTCTGCGGGTGCGGGCCCGGAAGCTGATCTGGTTCGGAGCTCCGGCCACCTGGCCGTTCGAGGTCAGGGCCGTGGACAGCGAGGGGGCCGACAAGGAGGTCGAGCAGCCCGGCCGGGCCGATCCCCTGCCCGGCGAGTTCGCGCAACTCCCGCTGCTTCCGAAGTGGTTGCTGATCGTCCTCGCGGCGCTGATCGCGTTGCTGGTGGCGTGGTTCGCGCTGGTGCGGCCGGAGATCCGGAGCACCGCGAAGGAGGCGGGGACCAAGGCGGCCCAGGAGGAGAACCGGGAGCGGCCGCAGGGCGGTGCGGCGACCGGCGGCGGGACCGGTGGCGAGGCCACGGCCGGCGCGCAGGGCCAGGAGAAGGGCCAGGGCGCCACGGCGGGGGCGGGCGGTACCGGCGGTGCCGGCACGGGCGGTTCCGGATCGACCGGCGGCGTCGGCGAGTTGAACGCCCAGCAGAGCTCCGAGACCATCGACGTGCAGACGGGTGCCGGCTCCAAGCAGGACAAGACGTATCAGGTCCCGGCAGGAAAGGTGTTCGGCGTCACCGACATCGTGGTGGCGAACTTCCAGGGAGACGAAGGGGTGTTGACCATCTCCTTCGGTGAGCGGAAGATCACGACCATCGCTCTGGAGACGTTCCGCAACCAGGACTATCACTGGGTCACCCCCATTCGGATTCAGGAAAACGCCAAGGTCACCGCATCCGTGACCTGTTCAAAGCCTGGCACTCCGGCGACCGGGAAACAGGCCTCCAAGTGCCACCAAGTACTCAA
- a CDS encoding helix-turn-helix transcriptional regulator produces MTTTTTDTTSTGTVGSRSHRPSTPELPAQRTPTAYPVGTQAGRISVAVYAEDLILQTGVVHQLRLRPEIELIPEEEADRAQVSLVVVDVVNDPTIQLLHRLQRNTSTRTGLVVGFFEAGALQTLIEYGVAAVLRRGEADQDRLVHLVTAIAKGEGVLPGDVLGKLLDHVSSLHRTVLDPRGLSLSTLTAREAEMIRLVSEGYGTAEIAQKTSYSERTVKNVLHEVATRLDLRNRAHAVGYAMRHGLI; encoded by the coding sequence ATGACCACGACCACGACAGATACGACGAGCACAGGGACGGTAGGCAGCCGCAGCCACAGACCGTCCACGCCCGAACTCCCCGCCCAGCGCACGCCGACCGCATACCCGGTGGGCACCCAGGCGGGCAGGATCTCCGTGGCGGTGTACGCGGAGGACCTGATCCTGCAGACCGGCGTGGTGCACCAGCTGCGCCTGCGCCCGGAGATAGAGCTGATACCGGAGGAGGAGGCCGACCGCGCCCAGGTCTCCTTGGTCGTGGTCGACGTGGTGAACGACCCCACCATCCAGCTCCTGCACCGCCTCCAGCGCAACACCTCCACCCGCACCGGACTCGTCGTCGGCTTCTTCGAGGCCGGGGCTCTCCAGACCCTGATCGAGTACGGCGTCGCCGCCGTGCTGAGGCGCGGGGAGGCCGACCAGGACCGCCTCGTCCACCTGGTCACGGCGATCGCGAAGGGCGAAGGAGTGCTGCCCGGGGACGTCCTGGGGAAGCTCCTCGACCACGTCAGCAGCCTTCACCGCACGGTGCTGGACCCCCGGGGGCTCTCCCTCTCCACCCTCACGGCACGGGAGGCGGAGATGATCAGGCTGGTGTCGGAGGGGTACGGCACCGCGGAGATAGCGCAGAAGACGTCGTACTCCGAACGGACCGTCAAGAACGTGCTGCACGAGGTCGCGACGCGACTTGATCTGCGCAACCGGGCGCACGCGGTGGGCTACGCCATGCGGCACGGCCTCATCTGA